A genomic stretch from Rhabdothermincola salaria includes:
- the mftC gene encoding mycofactocin radical SAM maturase (MftC is a radical SAM/SPASM enzyme that catalyzes the first two steps in biosynthesis of the electron carrier mycofactocin from the terminal Val-Tyr dipeptide of the precursor peptide MftA.) encodes MTALTDELTLGLNAPICLTWEWTYACDLQCVHCLSSSGRRDPNELSTDEMKAVVDQLAEMQVFYVNIGGGEPMLRTDFFEIVEYCVAKGVGVKFSTNGGRITAESARRLAAMDYVDIQISLDGVDEATNDAVRGEGTHARVRRAMDHLRDADFGSFKLSVVMTRQNVEQVDAYEALADEYGAELRLTRFRPSGRGIETWHDLHPTAQQQRDLYHWLLERPHVLTGDSFFHLSALGEPLPGLNLCGAGRVVCLIDPVGDVYACPFVLHDEFKAGSIRDEGGFAAVWNSSDLFTSLREPSSPGACASCGSYDACGGGCMAAKFFTGLPLDAPDPECVFGHGEDALAALAADGEVVRPTVSADHSKPVSLTRKGRSSFDAERGRQAERTLLPLAPSGG; translated from the coding sequence ATGACCGCTCTCACCGACGAGCTGACCCTCGGCCTCAACGCTCCCATCTGCCTCACCTGGGAGTGGACCTACGCCTGCGACCTGCAGTGCGTGCACTGCCTCTCGAGCTCGGGGCGCCGCGACCCGAACGAGCTCTCCACCGACGAGATGAAGGCCGTCGTCGACCAGCTGGCCGAGATGCAGGTGTTCTACGTGAACATCGGCGGCGGCGAGCCCATGTTGCGCACCGACTTCTTCGAGATCGTCGAGTACTGCGTGGCCAAGGGCGTCGGCGTGAAGTTCTCGACCAACGGCGGCCGCATCACCGCCGAGAGCGCCCGCCGGTTGGCGGCGATGGACTACGTCGACATCCAGATCTCCCTCGACGGCGTCGACGAGGCCACCAACGACGCCGTGCGCGGCGAGGGCACCCACGCCCGGGTGCGCCGGGCCATGGACCACCTGCGCGACGCCGACTTCGGCTCGTTCAAGCTCAGCGTGGTCATGACCCGCCAGAACGTCGAGCAGGTCGACGCCTACGAGGCCCTCGCCGACGAGTACGGCGCCGAGCTGCGCCTCACCCGCTTCCGTCCCTCCGGCCGTGGCATCGAGACCTGGCACGACCTGCACCCCACCGCTCAGCAGCAGCGCGACCTCTACCACTGGCTGCTCGAGCGCCCCCACGTGCTCACCGGCGACTCGTTCTTCCACCTCTCCGCGCTGGGCGAGCCCCTTCCCGGCCTCAACCTGTGCGGCGCCGGTCGGGTGGTCTGCCTCATCGACCCCGTCGGCGACGTCTACGCCTGCCCGTTCGTGCTCCACGACGAGTTCAAGGCCGGCTCCATCCGCGACGAGGGCGGGTTCGCCGCCGTGTGGAACTCGAGCGACCTGTTCACCTCGCTGCGCGAACCGTCGTCGCCCGGCGCGTGCGCCTCGTGCGGCAGCTACGACGCCTGCGGAGGCGGGTGCATGGCCGCCAAGTTCTTCACCGGCCTGCCCCTCGACGCCCCCGACCCGGAGTGCGTGTTCGGCCACGGTGAGGACGCCCTCGCCGCCCTCGCCGCCGACGGCGAGGTGGTGCGCCCCACCGTCAGCGCCGACCACTCCAAGCCGGTCAGCCTCACCCGCAAGGGTCGGTCGTCGTTCGACGCCGAACGGGGCCGCCAGGCCGAGCGCACCCTCCTCCCGCTCGCTCCGTCGGGCGGCTGA
- the mftB gene encoding mycofactocin biosynthesis chaperone MftB (MftB, a small protein, is a peptide chaperone that assists the radical SAM enzyme MftC in performing two modifications to the C-terminal Val-Tyr dipeptide of the mycofactocin precursor peptide, MftA. MftB's role is analogous to the role of PqqD in the biosynthesis of PQQ, a cofactor that derives entirely from a Tyr and a Glu in the precursor PqqA.), which translates to MSTAVTATFDADRPWRLHERVALRPEPFGALAYHYGNRRLTFLRSPDLVTVVEGLEAAPDARHAFAAAGLDERRWPSFEKALTSLAAGSFIVPKDPS; encoded by the coding sequence ATGAGCACCGCCGTCACCGCCACCTTCGACGCCGACCGCCCCTGGCGATTGCACGAACGGGTCGCCCTGCGGCCCGAGCCGTTCGGCGCGCTCGCCTACCACTACGGCAACCGGCGCCTCACGTTCCTGCGCTCGCCCGACCTCGTCACCGTCGTCGAAGGGCTGGAGGCGGCGCCCGACGCCCGTCACGCGTTCGCCGCTGCCGGCCTCGACGAGCGCCGCTGGCCATCGTTCGAGAAGGCCCTCACCTCGTTGGCCGCCGGATCGTTCATCGTCCCGAAGGACCCTTCATGA
- the mftA gene encoding mycofactocin precursor MftA (Mycofactocin is a small molecule electron carrier derived from the final two amino acids, Val-Tyr, of MftA, the mycofactocin precursor. It plays a role in redox homeostasis and the metabolism of alcohols and aldehydes in Actinobacteria, including Mycobacterium tuberculosis.), with the protein MEQTMERTDATEPEVDTAADPEVVEEELLIEEISIDGMCGVY; encoded by the coding sequence GTGGAGCAGACCATGGAGCGCACCGACGCCACCGAGCCCGAGGTCGACACCGCCGCCGACCCCGAGGTCGTCGAAGAGGAGCTCCTCATCGAGGAGATCTCCATCGACGGCATGTGCGGCGTCTACTGA
- a CDS encoding DNA-methyltransferase, with amino-acid sequence MAGKGGDPEARGRRGTTTSNFGVSKRESHDASGFYGRFRPPELTTDDVVASPEPVADPFVCGDARRMDAVADGSVALVVTSPPYFAGKQYEEELARDGVPASYLEYLEMLRDVFAECARVLEPGGRIAVNVANLGRKPYRSLSADVIRILQDDLGLLLRGEVVWQKAEGASGSCAWGSYRSATNPVLRDITERIVIASKGRFDRALSAKKRQTKGLPHRSTIGTDDFMALTLDVWSIPPESARRVGHPAPFPVELPEKLIRLYTFADDLVLDPFMGSGSTLAAAARLGRRYVGYDLDPTYVDIARERVVAAELDATNGGEYGGGEDGAAHPVGGGEPAHDPGLAAPKRAEAALERAGFGVDGHSVKVPRSGVAVTLTARDAAGRRWWFDVAGPAASHRGGLLRNEVVWRTLGRAAAVRGALRGTADGAARYVVLTTARPKRNAEGDVALRAAGPTVLFDVVDLGRAGDLDRLAAYAAGDRSGPLSGFWTDADLARADDTDPT; translated from the coding sequence GTGGCCGGCAAGGGTGGCGATCCAGAAGCGCGCGGTCGCCGCGGCACGACCACCTCCAACTTCGGTGTGTCCAAGCGCGAGAGCCACGACGCCTCGGGCTTCTACGGGCGGTTCCGTCCCCCGGAGCTGACCACCGACGACGTCGTGGCCTCCCCCGAGCCGGTCGCCGACCCGTTCGTGTGCGGCGACGCCCGGCGGATGGACGCCGTGGCCGATGGGTCGGTGGCCCTCGTCGTCACCTCACCCCCCTACTTCGCCGGGAAACAGTACGAGGAGGAGCTCGCACGCGACGGCGTGCCCGCCTCGTACCTCGAGTACCTTGAGATGCTCCGCGACGTGTTCGCCGAGTGCGCCCGGGTGCTCGAACCGGGTGGCCGCATCGCCGTCAACGTGGCCAACCTCGGCCGCAAGCCCTACCGCTCGCTCTCGGCCGACGTCATCCGCATCCTCCAGGACGACCTCGGCCTGCTGCTGCGGGGCGAGGTGGTGTGGCAGAAGGCCGAAGGGGCCAGCGGGTCCTGTGCCTGGGGCTCGTACCGCAGCGCCACCAACCCGGTGCTGCGCGACATCACCGAGCGCATCGTCATCGCCAGCAAGGGCCGCTTCGACCGGGCCCTGTCGGCGAAGAAGCGCCAGACCAAGGGTCTGCCCCACCGCAGCACCATCGGCACCGACGACTTCATGGCCCTCACCCTCGACGTGTGGTCCATCCCCCCCGAGAGTGCTCGCCGGGTCGGCCACCCCGCTCCGTTCCCGGTGGAACTGCCTGAAAAGCTCATCCGTCTCTACACCTTCGCCGACGACCTCGTGCTCGACCCGTTCATGGGCAGCGGCTCCACCCTCGCGGCCGCCGCTCGCCTGGGTCGGCGCTACGTGGGCTACGACCTCGACCCCACCTACGTCGACATCGCCCGCGAGAGGGTGGTCGCCGCGGAGCTCGACGCCACCAATGGCGGCGAGTACGGCGGCGGCGAAGACGGGGCCGCGCACCCGGTGGGTGGAGGCGAGCCCGCCCACGACCCCGGCCTGGCCGCCCCGAAGCGGGCCGAGGCCGCCCTCGAACGGGCCGGGTTCGGCGTCGACGGTCACAGCGTGAAGGTGCCCCGCAGCGGGGTGGCGGTCACGCTCACCGCCCGCGACGCGGCGGGGCGACGCTGGTGGTTCGACGTCGCCGGCCCGGCCGCCAGCCACCGCGGCGGGCTCCTGCGCAACGAGGTGGTGTGGCGCACCCTCGGCCGGGCCGCGGCGGTGCGCGGCGCGTTGCGGGGCACCGCCGACGGCGCCGCTCGCTACGTCGTGCTCACCACCGCCCGACCGAAGCGCAACGCCGAGGGCGACGTGGCCCTGCGCGCCGCCGGCCCGACGGTGCTCTTCGACGTGGTCGACCTGGGTCGCGCCGGCGACCTCGACCGCCTGGCCGCCTACGCCGCCGGCGACCGCTCCGGGCCCCTGTCCGGCTTCTGGACCGACGCCGACCTGGCCCGCGCCGACGACACCGACCCCACCTAG
- a CDS encoding ferredoxin family protein has protein sequence MSFEDRMATVDFRVAPDAHIVVDNEVCQGCPAKQCIHACPANLFVPTSDGGILFNYEQCFECGTCYMVCNNEGAITWAYPEGGHGVVFRRG, from the coding sequence ATGAGCTTCGAGGACCGCATGGCCACCGTCGACTTCCGGGTGGCCCCCGACGCCCACATCGTCGTCGACAACGAGGTGTGCCAGGGCTGCCCGGCCAAGCAGTGCATCCACGCCTGCCCGGCCAACCTCTTCGTGCCCACCAGCGACGGGGGCATCCTGTTCAACTACGAGCAGTGCTTCGAGTGCGGCACCTGCTACATGGTCTGCAACAACGAAGGGGCCATCACCTGGGCCTATCCCGAGGGCGGGCACGGCGTCGTGTTCCGCCGCGGCTGA
- a CDS encoding mycofactocin-associated electron transfer flavoprotein beta subunit encodes MRIAVCLKWADLRPEVDPLSGEVVHDERFFDASEADKGALEWGLRLAERWGARLTVVTAGPAGADPVLRDALALGAHDARRVDMALDRPSEHVAAALGSAVQGADLVLCGVHSVDRGSGSVPALLAARLGAAQALGVIAVAPGAAGELTVDRRLDFGRRERLRVAGPAVVSLEGGLAELRRAPLASVLAARTAPITVVDAGLAPQRATVRVEHRRAYRPRARVMHAPDPSAPVNERIIALTGALTERTPPRTVAAEPDEAADAIVEQLRGWGYLQP; translated from the coding sequence GTGCGCATCGCCGTGTGCCTGAAGTGGGCCGACCTGCGGCCCGAGGTCGACCCCCTCAGCGGCGAGGTCGTCCACGACGAGCGCTTCTTCGACGCCTCCGAGGCCGACAAGGGCGCCCTCGAGTGGGGCCTGCGCCTGGCCGAGCGCTGGGGCGCCCGCCTCACCGTCGTCACCGCCGGGCCCGCCGGAGCCGACCCCGTCCTGCGCGACGCGCTCGCCCTCGGCGCCCACGACGCCCGGCGCGTCGACATGGCGCTCGATCGTCCCAGCGAGCACGTGGCCGCCGCCCTGGGCTCGGCCGTCCAGGGAGCCGACCTGGTGCTGTGCGGGGTGCACAGCGTCGACCGCGGTTCCGGGTCGGTGCCGGCCCTGCTGGCGGCCCGGCTCGGCGCCGCCCAGGCGCTCGGGGTCATCGCCGTCGCGCCCGGCGCAGCGGGCGAGCTCACCGTCGACCGCCGTCTCGACTTCGGACGTCGCGAGCGCCTGCGGGTGGCCGGGCCGGCAGTCGTGTCGCTCGAGGGCGGCCTGGCCGAGTTGCGGCGTGCGCCCCTGGCCTCGGTGCTGGCCGCCCGCACCGCACCCATCACCGTGGTCGACGCCGGCCTGGCCCCCCAGCGCGCCACCGTGCGCGTCGAACACCGGCGCGCCTACCGGCCCCGCGCTCGGGTGATGCATGCGCCCGATCCGTCGGCGCCGGTCAACGAACGCATCATCGCCCTCACGGGCGCCCTCACCGAACGCACCCCACCGCGCACGGTCGCCGCCGAGCCCGACGAGGCCGCCGACGCCATCGTCGAGCAGCTCCGTGGTTGGGGCTACCTGCAGCCATGA
- a CDS encoding mycofactocin-coupled SDR family oxidoreductase produces the protein MTAPEPVAVITGAARGMGRATAERLTAAGWRVALLDLGAPSPEPGTTDLPEPYCPATLDELAEAEAACGERAESHLVDVRDQATVTTAVDSVVARHGRLDAVVAAAGAVAGGPPIWEATDEVWHAMIDVNLTGMFHLVRATVPHLLARPEPRSGRFVGIASTAAHHGLPGLAAYSASKHGVAGLVRALAAELGPTGVTANAVAPGSTMTHMLHASAAIYGLPEPGSFTRQTRIQRAIDPDEIAAAVAWLCTEAPGALTGAVLDVDGGFRP, from the coding sequence ATGACCGCACCGGAGCCCGTGGCCGTGATCACCGGTGCCGCACGCGGCATGGGTCGGGCCACGGCCGAGCGCCTCACCGCCGCCGGGTGGCGCGTGGCCCTGCTCGACCTGGGTGCCCCGTCCCCCGAACCGGGCACCACCGACCTGCCCGAGCCCTACTGCCCGGCCACCCTCGACGAGCTCGCCGAGGCCGAGGCGGCCTGCGGCGAACGAGCCGAGTCCCATCTGGTCGACGTGCGCGACCAGGCAACCGTCACCACCGCCGTCGACTCCGTGGTCGCTCGCCACGGTCGCCTCGACGCCGTGGTGGCCGCGGCCGGCGCCGTGGCCGGTGGGCCACCGATCTGGGAGGCCACCGACGAGGTGTGGCACGCCATGATCGACGTCAACCTCACCGGCATGTTCCACCTGGTGCGGGCCACGGTGCCCCACCTGTTGGCCCGGCCCGAACCGCGCTCGGGTCGCTTCGTCGGCATCGCCTCCACCGCCGCCCACCACGGCCTGCCCGGCCTGGCCGCCTACAGCGCCTCCAAGCACGGCGTGGCCGGCCTCGTCCGGGCCCTGGCAGCCGAGCTCGGCCCCACCGGCGTCACCGCCAACGCCGTCGCCCCCGGCTCCACGATGACCCACATGCTCCATGCCAGCGCCGCCATCTACGGCCTGCCCGAGCCGGGTTCGTTCACCCGCCAGACCCGCATCCAGCGCGCCATCGACCCCGACGAGATCGCCGCGGCCGTGGCCTGGCTGTGCACCGAGGCCCCCGGTGCCCTCACCGGCGCCGTGCTCGACGTCGACGGCGGGTTCCGCCCGTGA
- a CDS encoding AAA family ATPase: protein MTLELTKAVVDALDEAIVGRRGEIEVVLAALAADRHVLLEGPPGTGKSTLLRTLAEAAGLEMVFVEGNAELTPGRLTGTFDPARVLTDGYTPEVFLDGPLVEALRTGALLYLEEINRVPEETLNVVITAMSERELHVPRLGKVVAEPGFRVVAAMNPFDAIGTARISSAVYDRVCRVAMGYQDEAAEREIVHRADPDAPPALVRRAVRVVRATRDHADVRFGSSVRGAIDLVTVADRLARLRDGEPTDDAVGLDAALAALSGRVRIREGCGRSAEDVVRQLWAELADDPAEADDAAGDRDDTDPGDRSPTGAPTPPGGAGKA from the coding sequence GTGACCCTCGAGCTCACCAAGGCGGTGGTCGACGCCCTCGACGAGGCCATCGTCGGACGCCGGGGCGAGATCGAGGTGGTGCTGGCCGCCCTCGCCGCCGACCGCCACGTCCTGCTCGAGGGTCCCCCCGGCACCGGCAAGTCCACGCTGCTGCGCACCCTCGCCGAGGCGGCCGGCTTGGAGATGGTCTTCGTCGAGGGCAACGCCGAGCTCACCCCCGGTCGCCTCACCGGCACGTTCGATCCCGCCCGCGTGCTCACCGACGGCTACACCCCCGAGGTGTTCCTCGACGGGCCGCTCGTCGAAGCCCTGCGCACCGGGGCCCTGCTCTACCTCGAGGAGATCAACCGCGTCCCCGAGGAGACGCTCAACGTCGTCATCACCGCCATGAGCGAGCGCGAGCTGCACGTGCCCCGCCTCGGGAAGGTCGTGGCCGAGCCCGGCTTCCGGGTGGTGGCGGCCATGAACCCGTTCGACGCCATCGGCACGGCGCGCATCTCCTCCGCGGTCTACGACCGGGTGTGCCGGGTGGCCATGGGCTACCAGGACGAGGCCGCCGAGCGCGAGATCGTGCACCGCGCCGACCCCGACGCCCCGCCGGCGCTGGTCCGACGAGCGGTGCGCGTCGTGCGCGCCACCCGCGACCACGCCGACGTGCGGTTCGGCTCCTCGGTTCGAGGTGCCATCGACCTGGTGACCGTCGCCGACCGCCTGGCCCGGTTGCGCGACGGCGAGCCGACCGATGACGCCGTGGGCCTCGACGCCGCCCTGGCCGCCCTGTCCGGGCGCGTGCGCATCCGCGAAGGATGCGGCCGCTCAGCCGAGGACGTGGTGCGCCAGCTATGGGCCGAGCTCGCCGATGACCCGGCCGAGGCCGACGACGCCGCGGGCGACCGCGACGACACCGACCCGGGCGACCGGTCCCCCACCGGGGCCCCGACCCCACCGGGAGGGGCGGGAAAAGCCTGA
- a CDS encoding vWA domain-containing protein, whose amino-acid sequence MADLTGATDERLRARARRLAGRLAVDLGRTGPVRRRGVGRLREVPADRGTADLDLDRSLDALLSARSRGESPHLADLRARDWGRPDLAVSLVVDRSGSMGGERLATAAIAAAATVLRAPTDSSVLAFSDRVIVVAPQGSLRPVDAVVDDLLCLRGHGPTDLALALRAARHQLERSDARRRVAVVLSDARPTAGGDPARDAAALDELVIVAPADDHADARDLAEAVGARWLTLTGPSAVPQVMTDAFAG is encoded by the coding sequence TTGGCCGATCTCACCGGCGCGACCGACGAACGCCTGCGGGCCCGGGCCCGACGCCTGGCCGGGCGACTAGCCGTCGATCTCGGTCGCACCGGACCGGTCCGCCGTCGAGGCGTCGGCCGGTTGCGGGAGGTCCCCGCCGACCGCGGGACGGCGGACCTCGACCTCGACCGGTCCCTCGACGCCCTGCTCAGCGCCCGGAGCCGGGGCGAGAGCCCCCACCTGGCCGACCTGCGCGCCCGCGACTGGGGCCGACCCGACCTGGCCGTGAGCCTGGTGGTGGACCGGTCGGGATCGATGGGCGGCGAACGGCTGGCCACGGCCGCCATCGCGGCGGCCGCCACGGTGCTGCGCGCCCCCACCGACTCGTCGGTGCTGGCGTTCTCCGACCGGGTGATCGTGGTGGCCCCCCAGGGTTCCCTGCGACCCGTCGACGCGGTGGTCGACGACCTGCTGTGCCTGCGCGGGCACGGGCCGACCGACCTGGCCCTGGCCCTGCGAGCCGCCCGCCACCAGCTCGAGCGCTCCGACGCTCGCCGGCGGGTGGCGGTGGTGCTCTCCGACGCCCGTCCCACCGCCGGTGGCGACCCGGCCCGCGACGCCGCCGCCCTCGACGAGCTGGTGATCGTCGCCCCTGCCGACGACCACGCCGACGCCCGGGACCTGGCCGAGGCCGTCGGGGCCCGCTGGCTCACCCTCACCGGGCCGAGCGCGGTGCCCCAGGTGATGACCGACGCCTTCGCCGGCTGA
- the mftE gene encoding mycofactocin biosynthesis peptidyl-dipeptidase MftE, whose translation MSSPHRPLGHLTWPEVGAATAERPPVLLVPLGSTEQHGPHLPLDTDTRIAEALARAAAATVSGVVVAPAVAYGSSGEHAGFPGTLSIGQEALEALVVELVRSADVFGGVVLVCGHAGNAEPVARAVRTLTGEGRAVRAWFPRVGDGDAHAGRTETSMLLHLDPSVVQIDRAEVGATAPVAELIDDLRHAGVKGVAPNGVLGDPSDASADEGRRLVAAMVDELTALLAELTQGWSRR comes from the coding sequence GTGTCGTCCCCCCACCGGCCGCTCGGCCACCTCACCTGGCCCGAGGTCGGGGCCGCGACCGCCGAGCGACCGCCGGTGCTCTTGGTCCCCCTGGGCAGCACCGAGCAGCACGGACCGCACCTGCCCCTCGACACCGACACCCGCATCGCCGAGGCCCTCGCCCGGGCCGCGGCGGCGACCGTCTCCGGCGTGGTGGTGGCACCCGCCGTCGCCTACGGATCGAGCGGCGAGCACGCCGGCTTCCCGGGAACCCTCTCCATCGGACAGGAAGCGCTCGAAGCGCTCGTGGTGGAGCTGGTGCGCTCGGCCGACGTCTTCGGAGGCGTGGTCCTGGTCTGCGGTCACGCCGGCAACGCGGAACCGGTCGCACGGGCGGTGCGCACGCTCACCGGTGAGGGTCGGGCGGTTCGGGCGTGGTTCCCCCGGGTGGGCGACGGCGACGCCCACGCCGGACGCACCGAGACCTCGATGCTGCTGCACCTCGACCCGTCGGTCGTGCAGATCGACCGGGCGGAGGTCGGCGCCACCGCTCCCGTGGCCGAGTTGATCGACGACCTGCGGCACGCCGGCGTGAAGGGGGTCGCCCCCAACGGCGTGCTCGGTGATCCCTCCGACGCCTCGGCCGACGAGGGCCGGCGGCTGGTGGCGGCCATGGTCGACGAGCTCACCGCCCTGCTCGCCGAGCTGACCCAGGGATGGTCGAGGCGGTGA
- the mftF gene encoding mycofactocin biosynthesis glycosyltransferase MftF (Members of this protein family, MftF, are glycosyltransferases, members of PF00535 (glycosyl transferase family 2). The encoding gene is found as part of the mycofactocin cassette, in Mycobacterium tuberculosis, many other Actinobacteria, and occasional members of other lineages. Mycofactocin itself, a putative redox carrier, is a heavily modified derivative of the C-terminal Val-Tyr dipeptide of the mycofactocin precursor MftA (TIGR03969).) has protein sequence MSEDAGGLPTAGAELAGSVVAPDPSVRASDDGTVLVGGSPLRVVRLSRTGADVARRLLDGAPVPSGPGATSLTRRLLDGGLVHPVVAPGTGPPPSAVTIVVPLRGTPTRGLLDALPQSSSEGRVAGVVVVDDASPVPVAVAAEGGTVVRRDTNGGPGAARNTGLAGVETPYVAFVDADCVPTPGWLDALLPHFADPFVAAAAPRIVATDDPGPEPLTTLARYEAHRSPLDLGPRPARVRARTRVSYVPSAALVVRTDVLRALGGFDEDMRVGEDVDLVWRLDEAGWTVRYEPGGEVAHDHRTSLGPWLRRRFDYGTSAGPLAVRHPGALVPVEASTWSLGVWGLAATGHPVPAAGVAATSVGLLTRTLDDVPDRLPLALRLAGLGHLGAGRLLAEAVLRPWWPLALGAVVVSRRARPLVAAAVVAPSLWEWARDRPPLDPVRWLGWRVADHVAYSTGVWAGAIKARVAEPLVPDLTSWPRPSRYTRWRTRRATTTGSGRLAVRGRDQPSS, from the coding sequence GTGAGCGAGGACGCCGGCGGGCTCCCCACCGCGGGGGCGGAGCTGGCCGGGAGCGTGGTGGCACCCGATCCCTCGGTCCGCGCCAGCGACGACGGCACCGTCCTGGTGGGCGGCTCGCCTCTCCGGGTGGTGCGCCTCAGCCGCACCGGCGCCGACGTCGCCCGACGCCTCCTCGACGGCGCGCCCGTGCCGAGCGGCCCCGGCGCGACCTCCCTCACCCGCCGGCTCCTCGACGGGGGACTCGTCCACCCCGTCGTCGCCCCGGGCACCGGACCCCCGCCCTCGGCGGTCACGATCGTGGTGCCGTTGCGGGGCACGCCCACGCGCGGCCTGCTCGACGCCCTCCCGCAGAGCTCCTCGGAGGGGCGGGTGGCCGGGGTGGTCGTGGTCGACGACGCCAGCCCCGTCCCGGTCGCGGTGGCCGCCGAGGGCGGCACCGTGGTCCGCCGCGACACCAACGGTGGGCCCGGGGCCGCCCGCAACACCGGCCTGGCCGGGGTCGAGACCCCCTACGTGGCCTTCGTCGACGCCGACTGCGTCCCCACCCCGGGCTGGCTCGATGCTCTCCTCCCCCACTTCGCCGACCCCTTCGTCGCGGCCGCCGCTCCTCGCATCGTGGCGACCGACGATCCGGGCCCCGAGCCCCTCACCACCCTCGCCCGCTACGAGGCCCACCGGTCGCCGCTCGACCTCGGGCCCCGCCCCGCCCGGGTGCGAGCCCGCACCCGGGTGTCCTACGTGCCGTCGGCCGCACTCGTGGTGCGCACCGACGTGCTGCGCGCCCTGGGCGGCTTCGACGAGGACATGCGGGTGGGCGAGGACGTCGACCTGGTGTGGCGCCTCGACGAGGCCGGCTGGACCGTGCGCTACGAACCCGGTGGCGAGGTGGCCCACGACCACCGCACGTCGCTCGGCCCCTGGCTGCGCCGTCGGTTCGACTACGGCACGTCGGCCGGCCCCCTCGCCGTGCGCCACCCGGGCGCGCTGGTCCCCGTCGAGGCGTCGACATGGAGCCTGGGCGTCTGGGGCCTGGCCGCCACCGGCCACCCCGTTCCGGCAGCAGGCGTGGCCGCCACGTCCGTCGGTCTGCTCACCCGCACCCTCGACGACGTGCCGGACCGGCTGCCGCTCGCCCTGCGCCTGGCCGGACTCGGGCACCTGGGCGCCGGTCGGCTGCTGGCCGAGGCGGTCCTGCGGCCGTGGTGGCCGCTCGCCCTCGGCGCCGTCGTCGTCTCCCGCCGAGCCCGGCCCCTGGTCGCCGCCGCGGTGGTGGCGCCGTCGCTGTGGGAGTGGGCCCGCGACCGCCCCCCGCTCGATCCGGTGCGGTGGCTGGGATGGCGGGTGGCCGACCACGTCGCCTACAGCACGGGGGTCTGGGCCGGTGCGATCAAGGCGCGGGTGGCCGAGCCGCTCGTCCCCGACCTCACCAGCTGGCCCCGGCCGAGCCGCTACACGCGTTGGCGCACCCGACGCGCCACGACGACCGGATCCGGCCGGTTGGCGGTCCGTGGTCGAGATCAGCCCAGCTCGTAG